CCCTTAACCACCTTTTCAAAGTGATATCTGTAATGAAGACATTGTTGTGTTTATACAGATAGATAATAAGTAGAAACCTGGTTCATAGACTTGTGAGTTATTTCTTCATCTCTGAAACTTAGCCTAATATGGTGGCTGTATATGTAGTGCATACTTAACAGATACCCattaattgtttatttaaaattatttttcttctgaaacactACCCCAGCTTCTATGTGTATTGCCACTATACATTTCACACAGAAACTCTAATACGTATAGGAACAAAGATAGCATTAATAAATAATTGCAtaaaattgaacttttaaaaaaatacaaattaacattATGgaagtaattttcattttttctttttaatggaacATGAATTTTTAGGTTCCTGCAGCAGagtctgagaaataaaagttTACAGATGAATGACTATAAGATTGCTCTGTTGTGTAATGCATACTCTACAAATTCAGAATGTTTTACATTACCCATGGGAGCTCTGGTAGAAACTATTTATGGAAATGGAATTATGAGGATACCTCTCCCTGGAACAAACTGTATGGCTTCAGGATCTATTACCCCCTTACCTATgaacctcctggattcactgacAGTGCATGCCAAAATGAGGTATGTTCTTTTTATTAGTTTGGTTCCATGTCAGGGAATTGATATGAGTATAGTATAAACCTTTATTTCATGATTTTATGTGTGTAATTTTTCATAGTCAGgtacatttaggaaaaaaaaatagctttattttattacaaaagtaaatattttttattataggaaTTCTAGGATAAACAAACCCAAAGAAAGTAATTGTCATAATCTCTCCATGAGAGATAAGCATTACAAaaattttttgcactttttttttcattttttgtagatagTTAAGAAGGAGGACTAGTGTAGCTAGAGCTTCCAACATTTTTGAGAAGGGCTAGAAATCCAGATTTTTTATTACTAGTCTTTCAGCCTTTAAGTATTGGCTCAAATTTAAAACAACCACCATATAGGCCAAAGAGAATTTGTCTGTGGGCCTCCAAGTGGAGCATCAGTTCTGGTAGAGCTATGCTCTTTTTCACATGGTAACCATTGTGATAGAATTACACATGTGCTTCACTTGCATGTATAACAGATTTGAGCAAAGCCCCATTAGAACCTAACATTTGGGTCTTAGCAGTGATATATTAAAGTAAATCTGTGACagaagttatttaatttcccaaATGTATTTTGATGCATCATTTGAGTGACCAAAATCTCTCAAGCTTGCTCTTATAAGTTGAACCCAAAGTTTGTTTTCCCATGAGCAGGGGGATCCGTATGCATATTGAAAGCACCATGGAAACCGGAATGAGTCTCAGGTTGTGCAGTGCATCCTTACCAAGTGTCCTGCACAGCTTAAACACATTAAATGAATCAACTTCATTTGAATCATTTAAGTTCAAATTATACTAAGTTACTTCTAAGTAGAGTAGCCCCTATGTTTATGTCAAaaatatggatttttattttcttccctttttttctcctcaGCCTTATTCACAGCATTGCAACCAGGGTGATAAAACTTGCTCATGCAAAGTCCAGTGTGGCCTTGGCTCCAGCCCTAGTGGAAACTTACAGTCGTTTATTGGTCTAtatggaaatagagtctttgggCATCAAAGGATTTATCAGTAAGACAGGACTTTCTGGTGTTTATAACTATTAACCCATTTGTTAACTCTAAAGGTACTTTTCTAGGTCCTGGGGACACAGCAGAGAACAAGTCACCACCATGATGGAGCTTATGGAAGGGgaagttaaataaatgaaatatagagTATGTCAGGTGATACATGTTATagagacaaataaaacaaaaaggaataggaagtttgagggtgggaggaggggtttGTTGCATTTTTAACTGAAGTGGTAAGAAAAGGTTAATGTGCTAGGTGCCTGGGATGTGATAAGCTGGATAGACCTGGTCCCTGTCCTCATGCAAATGGATTCTGCCTGAGGCAGTAATGCTGTCCTCCAGTGCATACAAAAGGCTGACTGGCAATAAAGAAGGAATTTTCTTAGATTGCAGAAGATACATTATAATATCTGTTATTTATTATGTAGTTCTCAAATGGTAGATACTTTCTAATACAGAAGTGTTTTTCTGATTCATCGTAATTCCAGCTTTTCATGAATACagcatagttttaattttaaccatAGTAAGTCTTCTTAGATAACTGATTGTTGAATAAAACTTTCTTGGGGGTAGGAGGAAACAAGGTCAGGTGTAGTAcagtttttttgtattaaaaagtgAACCTCATACTTCAAAAGGTATGGAACATTaactgtctaaaaataaaagataccagAATTGAGAAGATTAATGCTTTTTCATATcttgtctcattttatttttccagataaaCATGATTATCACTTCCCAagtcccaggaaaaaaaaatttatactatAGTTAGGATCTGAATTTTTCCTTACTGttaaagtagaaaataagaaaatatggagaatatatatgtgtgtgcgtgtgtattttCGCAATcaaatctttatattttactcAATGTGACTTTCTTCAATTATCTTTTAATGCATAGCCTTTAATAATGGGTACCTTAAATTGTCTTTTTCCTCCAGGTCAGCTTTTGCCAACTGTTTTCAAATCACATGCATGGGGGATCTTACATACACTCCTTGAGATGTTTAGCTACCGGATGCATCATATTCAGCCTCATTACCGAGTTCAGCTCCTGAGTCATCTTCATACTTTGGCTGCAGTTGCGCAAACAAACCAGAACCAGCTCCATCTTTGGTGAGCTCATTCAAGATCATCTTTCCTTAAGATTTACTAGCACCTTTCTTGGAGATGAGGTTCTTAATCCTTTGCCTtacaggtttttttattttttaattcatctgtCATAAAACTTCTCTGCTTCTAAAGTACTTTGTTTCCAGTATAGGAGCAGAGTCCAgctttttaaatagaaactgaTTAAGGTAGTTGAGTCCTTGCTTCAGGATCTTTGGACTGAGAATTAGTACTTCCAGGGTGTTTATTGTTATGTTGTAACTTAGCCCTTTAGAATGCTGTTTTTAAGTATACTTCAGATTATGGTTAAAGTATCATGTCACGTTGATTttgctttaaattaaaatatattttagatagaaaaatgtaatttttgaaatGCAGTATCTCCAGGTGAAATTTTTTAGTCCTATAGGCGACAGGCTATCTTTTTCAAATGTGTAAAAATGTCACGAATTTCATTATAAATTTGGACACATTaggttttttaaacaaattaagcAACATTTATTCTCAcacaaaagtgtttttttaattaaagaagagATAGTCATATAGATTGCATGTTTTTCCATTGTAATTAACCTTAGAATTAGATTTAACTCCataattctgaaatttttttacatttctttttattctcccaCTTTTCAGTGTCGAGAGCACTGCTCTCAGGCTTATAACAGCATTAGGTAGCTCAGAGGTACAACCGCAGTTTACACGCTTCCTTAGTGATCCCAAAACAGTGCTCTCAGCAGAATCTGAAGAACTGAACCGAGCCTTGATATTGACCTTGGCTAGAGCAACTCATGTAACAGGTACAGTGACTATGTgactacaaacaaacaaaagcagatgAATTAAAGTGTGCCATGATTCTACTAATTACTATGGGTATAACATACTAAAAAGATActtttcatttgttcaaaaaAAGCCAGTTGTTTTGATATCttcaatatttcattcatttatggaAGCTCTTTTGTGTAACATCATTCTATTAAGAACTGGGTTGAGCATCAGTTTTCAGCTATCTTCCATGATTTTAAAGTAGTAATTCTTTAAGCTTTTTGGTCTCAAGACTGCTTTACACTCTTAAAATTGAAATTCCCAAAGAGTTTCTgtttatatggattatatctatggATATTTATTCTATTAGAtagtaaaataaagtttaaaaatatttattaatttgtttttaaatagtaataataaacatTACATGTTAGCATATGATGTtatgaaaaaaagtatattttctaaagtaaaacTTTAGTGAGAAGAGGTgccattgttttacatttttgcttctctaatacctgatgtaaaggaagACATAGTTTGGATTCTCATCTGCTTAGACATTTAATCCATTGAAGTTTTAGTTGAAGTGAGTGAAAAATGTGGCCTCACACAGATGAGGTTAGAAAGAGAGAagtattttaatagccttttcagATCGTTGTGAATGTTCTTTGACATCACATGGAAAAATGATAGTTGCTTAAAGGTTAGTTGCAATGTGGAATCCAAAACCCTATCAGTGAACTTCACGTACTTTGTTACATTGTAATCTGTACATCTGTTTTGTACATTTAGTGGATTTTTAAATCCATGCATGTTTTGTAACTTCATGAgttattcattttgaaaatattggttcactgagtTACGTAGATCTAGCAAATGTTGACATTTTGTTATACAGTATCAGAAAATTACATTCGTTAATATCACTGCAAAGTTTATTAGAAAAATCTAAGTTTTAGAATGCTGTCATGTCATGGTGGTAGATACAGGTTTtccaaaatttccatttttacttaaaaGGTCAAATTTTATCATTGTTAAAGGTTACTAtcatttgttttccttgaagtgacaagctcattttgttaattttcaagaaaatgtctgCTAAATACTTAAGTCTAGCTAACTATAGTTTTCTGTCAGACGTTCTTTCAAGTAAAATtggaattcaaaaaaaaaaaaagcagctgatTTAACTCAGTAGTCAGTCAGTCACACAAGTGTTTTTTCTCAAGACACCCATCAAACTTTGGAACACTAGGCATATGCTTCCCATTTTGTTAaatatgatattaaaaataagtgtCGAGATTGACACTGGCACTTTTCTTTCACTGAGTGCATGTGGTGGATGGAGAATACAAAGCCTTTTCATCTAGTTTGCCACCACTGTTTGATTTGTGCTTAGGACCAGCAGTTTTACCACCATTGCTTTTGCACCGTCAGTGCTCATATCTGGTAAAAAAGCCAGtgatatctttttattattatttgacctCACTGATTCTTTGAAGGGCTACTAGGGAATCCCCCAGAGGTCTGAAGACCACACTTTAGAACTGATGTTTTAAAGAGATAGTTATTGATTTTAGCAACCTCAAATACGTTTATGTAAATTATGTTGTTTTATGTAAAGAACCCTCTTCAATTCTGAGATTTATACATGTATTATGTAATTATTTCACTCACCAAAAAAGACatctttctttattctgttcccttGGCCAAATAAAGTACTACTAAATCAGtgtcaaaataaatgaacagtaGTGGTGGACCTGTACCATTATCACTGGTACTCTGTAACCTCAAAAAAAGAGATTCCAAATGTCTTTTGTCATCTTTTCATAAATTGTTCTCATATTTTCTAATGTGATCATCCAGATCCCTCATAAACTAAGCAAATTTAGGTTCTAAGCTGAATATGACTAGTTAAGCAATGAATGCACTACAGTGAAATTCTCAGTGTACTTAATTATTATTTTCGCTATAATCTTTTATGAGTTGTGGATATAATCACTTAAATGTGGATTACATCTATTTgtttatgtttagatttttttacAGGCTCTGATTCAATTCAGGGAACTTGGTGTAAAGACATACTTCAGACCATCATGAGTTTCACTCCTCATAATTGGGCTTCACACACCCTGAGCTGTTTTCCAGGCCCACTACAGGTAATTTGGTCTTGAATTACTTATTGAATACACATGAAATCCTTCTTCCCCTTCACAGTGGTGTTCTAGAGTGAGTCTTGGTGACATCTGAATAaaattagcttttatttattttaaaaattatttaggggctgggcatggtagcacatgcctctagtcctaactgcttgagaggctgaggcaagggggatgacttgagcccaggaatttaaggttACAGGGtactatggtcacaccactgcaccacatcctgggtgacagagccagaccctatctctagaaaaaaaaaatgtcgtTACTTCCAAAATCTCTCAAGTTGTTCTGTGTCCTACTCTGGGACTGGGcatgtttctaaaaatttaatttttgtggtttcacCTTAGTTAACAGTTTTATGGGAAGGAAGagtaggaagaggaaaaaaagtgaaaaaaattgaaaaagaaaaaaatagttaatggTTTCAGAATCTCATGAAAATTAACATAGTACCTGAAAATTTTTTGTCTCTCATAGAACTGAAATGGGGAGAAGTATAATGTAATGGAGCTTCACAGAGTGCACATATATGACacttcactgaattttttttaattccagaaaaACTGTAAACCTGGTTTTTCTAATAGGGAGAAAGGCAAACGTCATCTctcttcttttcagaaaaaatGTTAGGCATGATGAACGTCCATTTTTCGTAACTCCTGTTAGGGCTAGAGCATTTGGTTTTCAAATTTACcaaatcacctggagggcttgcaAAGCTACAGATGACTGGGGCCCCAGCCACAGAGCTTCTGATTCAGTAAATCTGGGATAAGGTCTGAGAATtttgcatttcttgtaagacCAGATGATGCTGATACTGCTGGTGTTGGGACCACACTCTGAGAATCACTGGGCTAGTGCAGTGGATTTTCCTTAGAGACACTAACATAGGTAGCCAAAGGGTAGAgacatttcattctgttttttctttttaggactGGTGGAAGTATCAACAGATGATTGAAGAAGCTTTAAATTCAGGCTTGCTTATAATTTCAGTTTAGGAAATCTAGGAAAAGGAATCTTGGAGATAATCTAGTCAAGCTTATGTATTTTCCAGATACAGAAATTCAGGCCTTAATTGCTGAATTGCTCAAGGTCACCTAAAGTTTATTAATGTCAGAATCAAGTCTAGAGCTGCTTATTAACTGCATATCCAGTGCTCTTTCTACTATGACCAATGAAATAAACTTCTGATCCTCTTTTTAGGCATTCTTCAAACAAAATAATGTGCCTCAGGAAAGCCgttttaatctgaaaaaaaatgtgGAGGAGGAGTATAGGAAGTGGAAGTCAATGAGCAATGAAAACGACATTATCACCCACTTCTCTATGCAGGgctcccctcctctctttctttgtcttctctgGAAAATGCTCTTGGAAACAGATCATATTAATCAAATTGGCTATAGGTAAGTCAAAAACCTAATTTGCATTCCATTTGGCAAATTGTTGTATCCATACAACAATGGAGTTTATGTTTTACTCTCTGCCTTCCAGAGTATTAGAGAGAATTGGAGCCAGGGCCTTGGTAGCCCATGTGAGGACATTTGCAGATTTTCTGGTATATGAGTTTTCTACATCAGCAGGGGGTCAGCAACTCAATAAATGCATTGAAATTCTTAATGACATGGTATGGAAGTATAACATTGTTACACTGGACAGATTAATTCTCTGCCTGGTAAGAATAAATATGTTTCTAAGCTTATTCTCTTTTAGATCAAGATGTATGACTAATATATCTTATGCCAATCTGCTCTATATTGCTTTGAAGGATTTAATGAATTTATACTATATCAAGCATTGCTGTCACTTCCCTAAAGAACTACAAAttttccaacttctttttttttgtttttgtttttttgtttcttgagacaaggtctcactctgtcgcccagtgcagtggcgtgatcatggctcactgcagcctcaatctcctgggctcaagcaatctcctcctgcctcagcctcctgagtagctgggactacaggcatatgccaccatagccacttaatttttttttctttttaacttttttatagagatggagtttctctatgttgcccaggctggtctccaactcctggactgaagcagtcctccctcctcagcttcccaaagtgctgagattacaggcatgagctactgcctCCAGCCCCAActtccttattcattcatttaataagtaCATACTGAATATCAACTGTGTTCTATGTATAGAAGGTATAGAAGTAAGATATAGAAGGTACAGAAGATGTGGTCCTAGCCTTGTGGTACTCTCAAAATATGAGCGATTAGACCCTGAGTTGATTCTCCAAAACTCCAGAACTCCCACTAGAGGCAGGTAGTAGCAGTAAGTCACTGTGTTTCTTTACAGAGTGCTAATATAACCATTTCTGTACACTTTGGTAGCAAACATTCCCcaaatgttttttttctctctctctctcttgactTTGGTGTCTATTTCtggtagatttctttttttttttttttgagacagagtctcgctctgtcacccaggttgcatgatctcagctcactgcaagctctgcctcctgggttcacatagttatcctgcctcagcctcccaagtagctgggactacaggcgcccaccaccatgcctggctaattttttgcatttttagtagagatggggtttcaccatgttagccatgatggtctcgatctcctgacctcatgatctgcccgcctcggcctcccaaagtgctgggattacaggcgtgagccactgcgcctagcctttgggtacattttttaaaaagacactaaGGTGGGCTGGAAAATGCTACGTTGAAAAAAATTCTATAGTGGTGATATTTGGAGTGGCATAGTTTAACGTTAACCCCTTAGCTGTGGAGCATAGATATAAAAGTAGTTACTATATTTTAGGAGAAATAATGTAAGTCTATAAATTAATAAGATATCAGGATAAGGTGGAGGTGTAGAAAAAGTATTTCCAGGAAACAGTGAGAAATCTTATCTGCTTAAGatagattaaatttttaaaaataaagatggacatcccaggcagaaggaatagTAAGCCAAAATAGGCAAGAAAGGTCATATATGTTTGGGGAATACTGAACAGTTGGTTTGGGATAGACTAGACATCTAAGGAAATTATGGTAGTGAGATTTTACTTTGTTAAAATTTAGACTTTCAAATGGCCCTCATGGTTTCGCACAGGTTGaacattttcatataatttttctgttGTTCTTCAAAGGCCATGCGTAGTCATGAAGGAAATGAAGCCCAGGTTTGTTATTTCATAATTCAGTTGCTGTTACTCAAACCAAACGATTTTAGAAATCGAGTAAGTGACTTTGTGAAGGAAAATTCCCCAGAGCACTGGTTACAGAATGACTGGCACACCAAGCACATGAATTATCACAAGGTACTAGTTCTaattagtatttaaaataatgcttttaaaaccATACTTGAGCATTTGATGAACTGATTTGGCCGTTTTCTCTCTGGTTCTAATGTTTTTTCTCTGGTCTATATAGAAGTAAGTTAGCTCTCTAAACTTCTTCAAGGTTTGAGAATATCTGTAACATTGAGAATAAATTGAAACTGCAGTTTAGTGGACTTAAGTACTTGTATAAAAAGAAGTGAAgtataatgaaatataatttaaaatgtttccttgtAAAAACAAATCTAAATGTTTTCACGTTTAGCtcttttaagagaattttttttaaaaaatgctctaaCCATTTATCATCTTCTCAATTGCACAGAAATATCCAGAGAAGTTGTATTTTGAGGGCCTTGCGGAACAGGTGGATCCTCCTGTACAAATCCAGTCTCCCTATCTGCCCATATATTTTGGGAATGTGTGTCTTCGATTCCTTCCAGTATTTGATATAGTAATCCACAGATTTTTAGAGTTGCTTCCAGTATCCAAATCATTGGAGACTCTACTGGATCACCTAGGAGGCTTATATAAATTTCATGGTgagctttttcaaattttaatttcatctgATACCTCCATTATCAAAAGTGGGCTGGGCAGGACCAGATGGTAATAATGGCTCTAaaggttttgttttaatttttttaaattgaagtgtTTTGAGGATAAGTACTGTGGAGGGTGCcgtaaagtataaaatatacaacataaaaatacatacaaaagtgTGAGTTCAGAACAGGGTGATGTTACTATAAACTAAACAGATCTTAGCAGCCTTCTTGGATGGGTAGGATTTGAACTATGTAGCAGCAGCAGGGAAAAGACAGCATATGAGGCAGAAGGGATCATTTGGGGGAATCATGGAGGAGATAAAATAAggtatatttgaagaaaaattgcTATGTTGGGTTGAATTGAAAATTCTTACCAGAGAGTTCTAGAAATAAGGTTGGAAAGACAGATTGTACCTAACTTAGGTCCCCTTGAATGCTAGGCTGATTTTATAATTGCAGATAATAATCAACTGGAAGTTATTGAGTATGATCATGGCATAGGAAACATTATTTCAGAAAGCTACATCCAGTTATAGTTGGCAGCAATCTTAGCAGGAAGCCATTTCAAGGACATGTCAAAAAGCCCAGTTGTGTGATTAGTATCTAAGCAACAATGGTTGCattgaaaatgacagaaaagggACAGATGGTCACAAAAGACGGAACAGGACTTGATTGGCTGATTATAAGgagaatattgaaagaaaaagacaactctAAAATTGTAAGCATAGCAACTGGAGAGTGGCAGGGTCAGTGACAGAAATGTGAAGGTCCTGGAGCAGCCACTGTGGGAACAAAGTGTTTGTCTGGCGGGCAGTCCTGCTTCATCTTTAATCTAAGATACCTTCCCTCAAAGCAGAAGTATGAATTGTGTGTTAACACGATAGAATAGGCATAAAGTTCAAGTgagcattcttttaaaaacatttttcttttggattaggTAATAAACACACTTGGTGGGGAAGAGTATACAGTGAAAGGTAATTAGTCCCATCCTGACCTCCAGCTAGCCAGTTTCTTTTGGAGGCAGCCAATGTTACCAGTCTCTTGTCATCCCCTCTTAGATATCctgggtggttttttttgtttgtttgtttttaacacaagtaaaatataatacacatattatTCTGTACCCTATTTGTTTCAACTTTATCATGTATTAGCTTTGGTCATTTGTATTAGTACATAAAGAGCTGCCTCATACATGCCATAATTTACTTTATCAGTCCCCTGTTTTTGACCTTTTAGGCAGTTTTTCATCTTTTGCTAGTGTAAACAGGGCTGCAATGACATCCCTTGTTATATGTCAAGGGACTAAAATTTATGCAGGATAAATtttcagaaatggaattgcttccacttaaataaaaatagatataaatacaaCTGTATATTACTAGAAGCATTCTGAGCCTTCTGCTTCTCCTCAGATTAAAATATTCATAGTATACAATTGCCCAGCATGTGAATTTGTTTCATAATCTTCTGAGCTGTTTTCCAGTTATCTGGGAGGCAGTTGGTCAGTTTTTCACAGTTGTTAGTAACCAGTTAAACATTGTGGTGGTATGTTTTTTTCTTGGCAGATCGTCCAGTGACTTATCTGTATAATACTCTGCACTATTATGAAATGCACCTGAGAGACCGCGCATTTCTCAAACGAAAACTCGTCCATGCAATCATTGGCTCTCTCAAGGATAATCGACCGCAGGGCTGGTGTCTAAGTGACACTTACCTGAAGTGTGCGATGAATGCACGAGAGGAAAATCCTTGGGTTCCAGATGACACCTACTATTGCAGATTGATTGGCAGACTAGTCGATAATATcctttttattgtgattttacaGATTCTCCAGAAATAATGGTATTTTGATTTAtgagaacatatttttttctttttaaagtaattgtttatatatttcaaGGTTTTAACTTTTTTAAGATCACTTCCATTTTCATCTCTGTAAAGGTTTGAAATCTTAAATTAGCAGCATCATACCAGATAGGCTGAAATTctattaaaattgttatttttgaaCTTAAGGataagtggtaaaaaaaaaattatatttaaaaatagactttgtgGAGATTcgtttcaaagaaaaaatcttaaatacTATGTTTCATAGCACAGGCATCTGTGTGCTGCTGGAGAATGTAGGAtcttgttactttaaaaaaattaatgtttgtattataataaatgataaatttttctttatggaaaaggtatattttagtgaaaatatacttgtgtgtttatttcttcattttgattttatgttttcagttattAGCACTCTATACTTAATGTCTATAACCATACCACTATGTTACTAGGTAGAGA
This is a stretch of genomic DNA from Rhinopithecus roxellana isolate Shanxi Qingling chromosome 4, ASM756505v1, whole genome shotgun sequence. It encodes these proteins:
- the MED23 gene encoding mediator of RNA polymerase II transcription subunit 23 isoform X3 → METQLQSIFEEVVKTEVIEEAFPGMFMDTPEDEKTKLISCLGAFRQFWGGLSQESHEQCIQWIVKFIHGQHSPKRISFLYDCLAMAVETGLLPPRLVCESLINSDTLEWERTQLWALTFKLVRKIIGGVDYKGVRDLLKVILEKILTIPNTVSSAVVQQLLAAREVIAYILERNACLLPAYFAVTEIRKLYPEGKLPHWLLGNLVSDFVDTFRPTARINSICGRCSLLPVVNNSGAICNSWKLDPATLRFPLKGLLPYDKDLFEPQTALLRYVLEQPYSRDMVCNMLGLNKQTLNIAQHKQRCPVLEDQLVDLVVYAMERSETEEKFDDGGTSQLLWQHLSSQLIFFVLFQFASFPHMVLSLHQKLAGRGLIKGRDHLMWVLLQFISGSIQKNALADFLPVMKLFDLLYPEKEYIPVPDINKPQSTHAFAMTCIWIHLNRKAQNDNSKLQIPIPHSLRLHHEFLQQSLRNKSLQMNDYKIALLCNAYSTNSECFTLPMGALVETIYGNGIMRIPLPGTNCMASGSITPLPMNLLDSLTVHAKMSLIHSIATRVIKLAHAKSSVALAPALVETYSRLLVYMEIESLGIKGFISQLLPTVFKSHAWGILHTLLEMFSYRMHHIQPHYRVQLLSHLHTLAAVAQTNQNQLHLCVESTALRLITALGSSEVQPQFTRFLSDPKTVLSAESEELNRALILTLARATHVTDFFTGSDSIQGTWCKDILQTIMSFTPHNWASHTLSCFPGPLQAFFKQNNVPQESRFNLKKNVEEEYRKWKSMSNENDIITHFSMQGSPPLFLCLLWKMLLETDHINQIGYRVLERIGARALVAHVRTFADFLVYEFSTSAGGQQLNKCIEILNDMVWKYNIVTLDRLILCLAMRSHEGNEAQVCYFIIQLLLLKPNDFRNRVSDFVKENSPEHWLQNDWHTKHMNYHKKYPEKLYFEGLAEQVDPPVQIQSPYLPIYFGNVCLRFLPVFDIVIHRFLELLPVSKSLETLLDHLGGLYKFHDRPVTYLYNTLHYYEMHLRDRAFLKRKLVHAIIGSLKDNRPQGWCLSDTYLKCAMNAREENPWVPDDTYYCRLIGRLVDTMAGKSPGPFPNCDWRFNEFPNPAAHALHVTCVELMALAVSGKEVGNALLNVVLKSQPLVPRENITAWMNAIGLIITALPVVTDLI